Part of the Nicotiana sylvestris chromosome 2, ASM39365v2, whole genome shotgun sequence genome, aaCCATTGTTGAATTCTTAAGTGTATCTgcctttcttttttaaaaatcttTACTACTTTATTCCTTCAACTATTCTATTTCTTTCTTAACTGCTGCTGCTGTTTTTCTACCTTTGGAAAAAGAATAGGAGATCATAATGCTGATgaaacacaaccgaatgcttaTCATGATTAGAATGCAGCATTGTTACAAGAAAACGAAACGAAAGATGGGTTAAGCAGAACATCTCTAACAAGCTCAGAAGGAACGAGGAAAGCAATGagatgaatttaaaaaaaaaaaaaacagaacgtGATTAAAGAAGAAACACTGCAAAAATATAATTTCCAGAAAATCATCTACATTCTGCATGGAATCAGTCCATTATAACTTCCAGTTCTAAGCAAGGATCAAAACCTggtttatatccctcatctttcATTTGCTTTCTTAACCTCAATAACTCTTCACGTATACCTACGATTTGTGGATGCAACTGATCTCCGACAACAAATACATGAAACTGACTCTTCAGCTCAATCCAGCTACATCCAGGCTCCTTGCTTACTCCACGGAGATTCATCAACCTTCTCACGCATTCAACATCCTCCAATCTTCCCAGAGCTGAATAAATACTAGAGAGTAGCACATAAGCAGATGACTCTTGTGAACCCAATTCCATTAACTTCTCTCCTGCGTATGCACCTAATTCATAGTTTCTATAGTTCCGGCAAGCACTTAGCATGATACGCCACAAGCACAGACCATGGTCAACATGATTTGCTGCTGACTCGATAAACTCTTTTGCTTCATAGAGTTTTCCAGCACGACCGAACATATCTACCATGCACGCAAAATGCTCTAGCCTAGGCTCTATTCCAAACTCATCAGACATCATCTTGAAAATATTTTGCCCTCTCTCTAACAATCCCATGTGGCTACAAGCAGAAAGAATATTCACAAAAGTGACATAATCTGGCCTTGTTCCCTCAAGAAGCATTTCTTCAAAAAGTTCAAGGGCTTCAGTGCCGCGGCCATTCTGTGAAAGACCTGACATCATTGAGTTCCATGACACTAAGTCCCTCGCAGGCATCCTCCTAAAGACTAGATTACAGTCATGAAGGCTTCCAGATTTTGCATACATAGTTGAGAGAGCGCTTCCAATTGGAACTTCAAGACTAAGCCCATGCTTGACTATATGAGCATGAATCTGCTTCCCCTGTTCCAGAGCAGCAAGGCTAGAACAGACTTTTAACACGCTAGCCATCGTCAACTCATTAGGTACAACACCCTCCACCAGCATTCTACAGTACATACCCATTGCATTTTCATTATCCCCATTCTTAACATATCCCGCTATCATGGAAGTCCATAAAACTATATCGGGTTCTTTCAAATAATCAAAACCTCTTCTGGCATCACTAACATTGCCACATTTAGCATACATATCCACTAACGCAGTCAGAATATACATTTGAGGCTCAAACCCTAACTTCAATAGATATCCATGCACCTGTTTTCCTTCACTAAGAGCATCAAAATCACTACAAGCATTAATCACTCCAACCAGAGTGTACTCGCTCGGATTCATCCCACAGAAATGCATCTGCGAAAACAACTTCAAGGCCTTCTCGCAGTCCCCATTCTGCGCGTAACCTGTTATTAATGCAGACCAGGTTATAGAATTCTTTTCAGAGGAAAGCTCGAACACCCGACATGCATCATCCAAACTCCCACACTTTGCATACATAGTAACAGTAGCATTGGCAACAGAAACGTTCCACAAAAATCCATTCTTGAGGGAAAGACCATGAATTTGCTTCCCTACCGGGTTAAACTCTGGCAATGCAATAGCACTCAGAACACTAGTAAACACAAACTCATTCACATAATCCTGCCCTCGGCCTTGCTCCCATAGCATCATCCTAAACACTCCCACAGCCTCCTTGGCTAGCCTCTGTGATGCATACCCAGAGATCATCGTAGTCCAAGATACAGAATTTCTCTCAGGCATTTCATCAAACATCTTGCGAGCATCAACAAGATGATGACCACCAGACTTGCAATACATGTTCAACAAGGAACTACCCACATATACATCGTTAAGGTAACTGAGTTTGAAGGCAAGACAATGAGCTTGCTTCCCTGTAAAGGAGTAGTACTCCCCCAAAGTTGAAACCGCGGTGAAAATGCCAGCAAATGTGTGAGGATTTGGAAGGACATGGGAGTTTTCGTCCTGTTGTCTCATTTGCTTGAAGAGTTTGAGGACGGAAAGAGATGAATCTGGACGGCCCAGTTGAGAGTAGCCATTGATGAGACAGTTCCATGAGACGACGTCTTTGTTTGTTATTTCTTGAAAGGCGACATGGGCGTCCAACAAGCGGTGGCACTTGGCGTATAAGTTGACAATGCTGTTGGATAAGTATATGCAAGAAGAGGAAGAACCTGTTTTAATGAGATGGGCGTGAAGGGATTGGCCTTTGGGAAGGTTTCTGCGTTGAGTGTAATGGAGTATTTTGGTGAAAAGGGAAGCAGAGGATTCAAGTGCTAGAGAAGATGGACCATGACTCATATGTGACCTTCGCCACAGGGACAGCGTCCACTCACTCTCTCTCGGGGTTAAATACTTGCATTTTGTTGGGAATGTTGTTACCCTTTCGTATCAAATTGTATTGTTATTATAATTACAATATTTGTTTGGATTGTTACCTAAAATTTGTTATATTGCATTGTTAAATTTATTGTCATGTAATAATGAAAAAGGGCCATTTTACATAAGGACCAATTCGGTGTGGTAGGATCTTTACAtatttttctttccaattatATTCTTATTTAATAATTGTTTATACCCCTAAAACagtacaattgaatttgtaacATGATTTATAGACAAGTAAATTGATTTGACCCAAAAATATGAAATGAATAAGAACACAAACAAGATTATGAAATAAATATAAAGGAAATACAAGTCTGGTTATGAACTTAGCCTCTCTGGTAGGGTGTTCTAACCGAACCGGAAAACTTCACCGAAACCGAAAAGTCAAACCAACTCGATTAAAAAATTCGATTAGGTTTGGTTTGATTGGGTTTggtattaaat contains:
- the LOC104224960 gene encoding pentatricopeptide repeat-containing protein At2g33680, whose protein sequence is MSHGPSSLALESSASLFTKILHYTQRRNLPKGQSLHAHLIKTGSSSSCIYLSNSIVNLYAKCHRLLDAHVAFQEITNKDVVSWNCLINGYSQLGRPDSSLSVLKLFKQMRQQDENSHVLPNPHTFAGIFTAVSTLGEYYSFTGKQAHCLAFKLSYLNDVYVGSSLLNMYCKSGGHHLVDARKMFDEMPERNSVSWTTMISGYASQRLAKEAVGVFRMMLWEQGRGQDYVNEFVFTSVLSAIALPEFNPVGKQIHGLSLKNGFLWNVSVANATVTMYAKCGSLDDACRVFELSSEKNSITWSALITGYAQNGDCEKALKLFSQMHFCGMNPSEYTLVGVINACSDFDALSEGKQVHGYLLKLGFEPQMYILTALVDMYAKCGNVSDARRGFDYLKEPDIVLWTSMIAGYVKNGDNENAMGMYCRMLVEGVVPNELTMASVLKVCSSLAALEQGKQIHAHIVKHGLSLEVPIGSALSTMYAKSGSLHDCNLVFRRMPARDLVSWNSMMSGLSQNGRGTEALELFEEMLLEGTRPDYVTFVNILSACSHMGLLERGQNIFKMMSDEFGIEPRLEHFACMVDMFGRAGKLYEAKEFIESAANHVDHGLCLWRIMLSACRNYRNYELGAYAGEKLMELGSQESSAYVLLSSIYSALGRLEDVECVRRLMNLRGVSKEPGCSWIELKSQFHVFVVGDQLHPQIVGIREELLRLRKQMKDEGYKPGFDPCLELEVIMD